One part of the Spiroplasma turonicum genome encodes these proteins:
- the serS gene encoding serine--tRNA ligase produces MLDIKYIEENVDAVKKNLKRRNTSFDDEIDKIISLNKIRKELQKKVDDYRFEKNKLTDEFSKSDSKTKETLKLKVKEINTVLENDESLLKNTKKELDYILSFLPNMIDASVPSGKDDSENPELFKWDPEHYKENNLNHWEIAEKLNLIDFKLGAKLSGSRFVVYKGLGSKLLRAIGNILLDFHEKNGFMELSVPVVVNENIMFGTGQLPKFEDDAFKTGEQYLIPTGEVPLTNIYNNEIIDKSLLPLYLTTNSLCFRKEAGSAGKDTKGIIRMHQFNKVEMVKLVEPDTSFKELENMVNNASDILKLFNLRHRVVTLCSGDIGFGSAKTYDLEVWFPGQNKYREISSCSNCLDFQARRMNTRYKDGDVINYLHTLNGSGLAIDRLFAAILENYFEDGKLKLPDVLKPYFNNREYL; encoded by the coding sequence ATGTTAGATATAAAATATATAGAAGAAAATGTTGACGCAGTTAAAAAAAACCTTAAACGTAGAAATACAAGTTTCGATGATGAAATTGATAAAATTATTTCATTAAATAAAATTAGAAAAGAGTTACAAAAAAAAGTAGATGATTATAGATTCGAAAAAAATAAACTAACTGATGAGTTTTCTAAATCAGACTCTAAAACAAAAGAGACATTGAAACTAAAAGTAAAAGAAATTAACACAGTTTTAGAAAATGATGAGTCATTATTAAAAAATACTAAAAAAGAACTAGACTATATTTTATCATTTCTACCAAACATGATCGATGCATCAGTTCCAAGTGGAAAAGACGACTCTGAAAACCCAGAATTATTTAAATGAGACCCAGAACATTATAAAGAAAATAATTTAAACCACTGAGAAATAGCAGAAAAACTTAATCTAATTGATTTTAAACTAGGTGCAAAATTATCTGGCTCAAGATTTGTTGTTTATAAAGGTTTGGGTTCTAAACTACTAAGAGCTATAGGAAATATATTGCTTGATTTTCACGAAAAAAATGGATTTATGGAGTTGTCTGTCCCTGTTGTGGTAAATGAAAATATTATGTTTGGAACAGGTCAATTGCCAAAGTTTGAAGATGATGCATTTAAAACAGGAGAACAATATTTAATTCCGACAGGTGAAGTGCCATTAACAAACATATATAATAATGAGATTATTGACAAAAGTTTATTACCTTTGTATTTGACTACTAATAGCTTATGTTTTAGAAAAGAAGCAGGTAGTGCAGGTAAGGATACAAAAGGTATAATCAGAATGCACCAATTTAACAAAGTAGAAATGGTTAAACTAGTTGAACCCGATACATCATTCAAAGAACTTGAAAATATGGTTAATAATGCTTCAGATATTTTAAAACTATTTAATTTACGTCATAGAGTCGTTACTTTATGTTCTGGAGATATTGGTTTTGGATCTGCTAAAACTTATGATTTAGAAGTTTGATTTCCTGGTCAAAATAAATACCGAGAAATTTCATCATGTTCAAATTGTTTAGATTTTCAAGCAAGAAGAATGAATACAAGATATAAAGATGGTGACGTAATTAATTATTTACATACTCTTAATGGTTCGGGATTAGCAATTGATAGACTTTTTGCGGCCATTTTAGAAAATTATTTTGAAGATGGAAAATTAAAATTACCAGACGTACTTAAACCATATTTTAATAATAGAGAATATTTATAA
- a CDS encoding Sua5/YciO/YrdC/YwlC family protein: protein MKIENSVLNKKAVKEAVGNLLNNSIVILPTDTIYGLSSVVSLENARKINNIKKSNIDKKLIILISKLRHLTYMDIKIDKKIKNILMNSKEPTTILLKNKNNEVFGIRKPKRKDILKVINKTGPLFSTSVNYSGDIFKSTKKDLSDFAKENQIKCFFWVGTLNNKASKLLDSDLNIIRN, encoded by the coding sequence ATGAAAATAGAGAATAGTGTTTTAAATAAAAAAGCAGTTAAAGAAGCAGTTGGAAACTTACTTAATAATAGCATTGTAATTTTACCGACTGATACAATTTACGGTCTTAGTTCAGTTGTTAGTCTAGAAAATGCAAGAAAAATTAATAATATTAAAAAAAGCAATATTGACAAAAAGCTAATAATATTAATTTCAAAGTTAAGGCATTTAACTTATATGGATATAAAAATTGATAAAAAAATTAAAAATATTCTAATGAATTCAAAAGAACCAACAACTATTTTATTAAAAAATAAAAATAACGAGGTGTTTGGAATTAGAAAACCAAAACGAAAAGATATTTTAAAGGTAATTAATAAAACAGGACCTTTATTTTCTACAAGTGTTAATTATAGTGGTGATATTTTTAAAAGTACTAAAAAAGATTTATCAGACTTTGCTAAAGAAAATCAAATTAAGTGTTTTTTTTGAGTAGGTACATTAAATAATAAAGCTTCAAAACTTTTAGATAGCGATTTAAACATTATAAGAAATTAA
- the thrS gene encoding threonine--tRNA ligase produces MKINIDSKIIEVNEPTTILDIFNKNNIDSNKFIAKLGDELLPFEAKLKKDCSLSLIEIDENIIKSSNNYLAKLILEASVLKCFAGTEVSIPKKDINKEEASVVFYSKERIKKEELTTTKDQFKQLIKEGINFELNYNQNLNNYYKNELLNSRLDFNLVDYPFVFINDSNLIVRYPIFKESFNIREIEIINFSGEYYNNDASETMLQKISFVVANDKKQLSKIIKSIEDKRLRDHRYINENLEIFNIDPVIGLGLPFWLPNGAILKQEIKKYLKEKEFEYRFIQIESPVLGSKLLYEKSGHWNHYRENMFTPIELPDNETLVLRPMNCPHHVSVYKSKIRSYRDLPLRFAEHAIQHRYEFSGSLTGLERVRAMELTDSHIFVTPSQLKDEFINCYKLIVEVLQQFNIKIKYLSLSMRDPNDKENYYNNDEMWNNAEKQLEGMLNELNLKYEKMVGEAAFYGPKLDIQVETALGHEITVSTIQLDFLLPERFDLEFINSEGNPEKPIMIHRGLIGTYERFVAILLEQTMGVLPLWCSPVQVSIIPVSEKYNDFARQVESKLHDKKIRCFISDRDDRLNNKIRNAITKKTPYIIVLGQKELENNLVTYRTYGNEEQIQISIDEFVSKISKEYENRE; encoded by the coding sequence ATGAAAATAAATATTGATTCTAAAATTATCGAAGTAAATGAACCAACTACAATCTTAGATATTTTTAATAAAAATAATATAGACTCAAATAAATTTATTGCAAAACTAGGAGATGAGCTATTACCATTTGAGGCAAAATTAAAGAAAGATTGCTCATTAAGTTTGATAGAAATAGATGAAAACATTATTAAATCATCTAATAACTATTTGGCAAAACTGATATTAGAAGCGAGTGTATTAAAATGTTTTGCTGGTACTGAAGTTTCAATCCCAAAAAAAGATATTAACAAAGAAGAAGCATCAGTTGTTTTTTATTCAAAAGAAAGAATAAAAAAAGAAGAGTTAACTACAACAAAAGATCAATTTAAACAATTAATTAAAGAAGGCATCAATTTTGAATTAAACTACAACCAAAATCTTAACAACTATTATAAAAATGAATTATTAAATAGTAGATTAGATTTTAATTTAGTTGACTATCCATTTGTTTTTATAAATGATTCAAATCTAATTGTAAGATATCCTATTTTTAAAGAATCTTTTAATATTAGAGAAATAGAAATAATTAACTTTTCAGGAGAGTATTATAATAATGATGCATCAGAAACAATGCTTCAAAAAATAAGTTTTGTTGTAGCAAATGATAAAAAACAATTATCAAAAATAATTAAAAGTATAGAAGACAAAAGATTAAGAGACCACAGATACATAAACGAAAACTTAGAAATATTTAATATTGACCCTGTTATAGGTTTAGGGTTACCATTTTGATTACCCAATGGAGCAATTTTAAAACAAGAAATAAAAAAATATCTAAAAGAAAAAGAGTTCGAATATAGATTTATTCAAATTGAATCTCCAGTACTAGGTTCAAAACTTTTATATGAAAAATCAGGTCATTGAAACCATTATCGAGAAAATATGTTTACTCCAATTGAACTTCCAGATAATGAAACATTAGTTTTAAGACCAATGAATTGTCCTCATCACGTCTCAGTATATAAATCAAAAATTAGAAGTTATAGAGATTTACCATTAAGATTTGCAGAACATGCGATCCAACATAGATATGAATTTTCAGGTTCATTAACTGGTCTTGAAAGAGTTAGGGCAATGGAATTAACTGACTCACATATATTTGTAACACCAAGTCAGTTAAAAGATGAATTTATAAATTGTTATAAGTTAATAGTCGAAGTTTTACAACAGTTTAATATCAAAATTAAATACTTGTCTTTATCTATGAGAGATCCTAATGATAAAGAAAATTATTATAATAATGATGAAATGTGAAATAATGCTGAAAAACAACTAGAAGGTATGTTGAATGAACTTAACCTTAAGTATGAAAAAATGGTTGGTGAAGCAGCGTTTTATGGCCCTAAATTAGATATTCAAGTTGAAACAGCATTAGGTCATGAAATAACTGTCTCTACAATTCAGCTTGACTTCTTACTTCCAGAAAGATTTGATCTAGAATTTATTAATAGTGAAGGTAATCCAGAAAAACCAATAATGATACATAGAGGTTTAATTGGTACTTATGAAAGATTTGTAGCAATTTTATTAGAACAAACAATGGGAGTATTGCCCCTATGATGTAGTCCAGTTCAAGTGTCTATAATACCAGTTTCAGAAAAGTATAATGATTTTGCAAGACAAGTAGAGTCAAAATTACATGATAAAAAAATTAGATGTTTTATAAGTGATAGAGATGATAGATTAAATAATAAAATACGTAATGCAATCACTAAAAAAACACCATACATAATTGTATTGGGACAAAAAGAACTTGAAAATAATTTAGTTACTTATAGAACTTATGGAAATGAAGAACAAATTCAAATTAGTATTGATGAATTTGTTTCAAAAATATCTAAAGAGTATGAAAATAGAGAATAG
- the ilvA gene encoding threonine ammonia-lyase: MIDMSRLTKEVIEEKYQKIKPYINKTPIIKATKLSQLTDNEVYIKLENLQKAGSFKIRGALSKMIEMDKNQLSKGVVAASAGNHSQGVSYASNLLNCPATIVMPVTAPLAKINATKNYGVEVILHGNFFDDAQVKATQIVKETGKTLVHAFNDLDVVLGQGTIGVEIMEEVKDADYVLVPVGGGGILSGISTYIKQVNPNCKLIGVESVNVPSYYEARKNNKPFQVKGKLSIADGIAVKETGDITFEILNKYVDDVVLVSEEEIARTILFLFENCKIVAEGAGAVTSAAVLFNKLNVKNKKIVCVLTGGNIDVTTFMNITNRALIAENRRIVMRVNAPISKDHLSNITNVFTKNHVQIHKISDSQFDNNLEINREIIKLVIDINHKDELKNVIKELEDLGYDVIEKNFLEEIYK; encoded by the coding sequence ATGATAGATATGTCAAGATTAACAAAAGAAGTCATAGAAGAAAAATACCAAAAGATTAAACCTTATATTAATAAAACACCAATAATTAAAGCTACAAAGTTAAGTCAATTAACAGATAATGAAGTTTATATAAAACTTGAAAACTTGCAAAAAGCTGGTTCTTTTAAAATTAGAGGAGCCTTATCAAAAATGATAGAAATGGATAAAAACCAACTTTCCAAAGGAGTTGTCGCTGCAAGTGCAGGTAATCACTCCCAAGGAGTTAGTTATGCATCAAATTTGCTTAATTGTCCAGCAACAATAGTTATGCCAGTAACTGCACCACTAGCAAAAATAAATGCAACTAAAAACTATGGTGTAGAAGTTATCTTGCACGGTAATTTTTTTGATGATGCACAAGTTAAGGCAACACAAATTGTTAAAGAAACTGGTAAAACCTTAGTTCATGCATTCAATGATTTAGATGTTGTTTTAGGTCAAGGAACAATTGGTGTTGAGATAATGGAAGAAGTTAAAGATGCAGATTATGTTTTAGTTCCAGTTGGAGGCGGAGGAATCTTATCTGGAATATCTACATATATAAAACAAGTAAACCCAAATTGCAAGCTTATTGGTGTTGAAAGTGTAAATGTCCCTTCATATTATGAAGCCCGAAAAAATAATAAGCCATTTCAAGTAAAAGGAAAATTATCAATTGCTGATGGAATTGCTGTAAAAGAAACAGGTGACATTACGTTTGAGATTTTAAATAAATATGTAGATGATGTTGTATTGGTTTCTGAAGAAGAAATAGCAAGAACAATATTATTTTTATTTGAAAATTGTAAAATTGTTGCTGAGGGAGCAGGTGCTGTTACATCTGCTGCGGTTTTATTTAATAAATTAAATGTAAAAAACAAGAAAATAGTATGTGTATTAACTGGAGGAAATATTGATGTAACAACTTTTATGAATATTACAAATAGAGCATTAATTGCTGAGAATAGAAGAATTGTTATGAGAGTTAATGCACCAATATCTAAAGATCATTTGTCAAATATTACTAATGTTTTTACTAAAAACCATGTACAGATTCATAAAATCTCAGATTCTCAATTTGATAATAATTTAGAAATTAACAGAGAGATAATAAAATTAGTTATAGATATTAATCATAAGGATGAATTAAAAAATGTAATTAAAGAACTTGAAGATTTGGGTTATGATGTTATTGAAAAAAATTTTTTGGAGGAAATATATAAATAA
- a CDS encoding RidA family protein, with amino-acid sequence MKIINSNSAPKALGPYSQAIKTDNGFLFLSGQLGMDPNTSELKNNIEEQTKQSLLNIENVLNEAGYSKNNVVKTTILLSDMDNFSIVNEIYGNFFGEHKPARSTFAVKTLPKNGLIEIEVTAFK; translated from the coding sequence ATGAAAATTATAAATTCAAATAGTGCTCCTAAAGCGTTAGGACCTTATTCTCAAGCTATTAAAACAGATAATGGCTTCTTATTTTTATCAGGACAATTGGGTATGGACCCAAATACTTCAGAGTTAAAAAATAATATTGAAGAACAAACTAAACAATCATTATTAAACATAGAGAATGTGCTTAATGAGGCTGGTTATTCTAAAAATAATGTTGTTAAAACAACTATATTATTATCTGATATGGATAATTTTAGTATTGTAAATGAAATTTATGGCAACTTTTTTGGTGAACATAAACCAGCAAGATCTACATTTGCAGTAAAAACTTTACCAAAAAACGGTTTAATAGAAATTGAGGTAACTGCATTTAAGTAG